The following proteins come from a genomic window of Methanocella conradii HZ254:
- the ablB gene encoding putative beta-lysine N-acetyltransferase encodes MRDVITRIGETVIQHGHHNDRIYVMKLSARDMPNIVHRLYDLAVKNSYSKILVKAPSFAKDAFLKAGYAVEAYVPGFFHGCIDGYFMAKYIDGTRAVERKKSIVEGVLSAARLITGKSRGPSLKDGFTFHVAGPEDAKELAGLYGRVFSTYPFPINDADYILKTMKNNIRYFCVRANGRIVGASSAEMDRGSGNVEMTDFATSERYQGYGISAYLLHRMEESMAMEGMKLAYTIARATSYPINRIFSRAGYSYGGRLTNNTNICGAYESMNVWFKHINKCHST; translated from the coding sequence ATGCGTGACGTCATCACCAGGATAGGCGAAACGGTCATACAGCACGGCCACCACAATGACCGGATATACGTGATGAAGCTCTCGGCCCGGGACATGCCGAACATTGTCCACCGTCTCTATGACCTGGCCGTTAAAAACTCGTATTCCAAGATACTCGTCAAGGCGCCCTCTTTCGCCAAAGACGCCTTTTTAAAGGCAGGCTACGCCGTCGAGGCGTACGTGCCTGGCTTTTTCCACGGCTGCATTGACGGCTACTTCATGGCCAAGTACATCGATGGGACGAGAGCAGTGGAGAGGAAAAAAAGCATCGTAGAAGGCGTATTATCGGCAGCGCGGCTTATCACAGGGAAAAGTAGAGGCCCTTCGCTAAAAGACGGGTTTACGTTCCACGTTGCAGGCCCGGAAGACGCAAAGGAACTTGCGGGACTATATGGGAGGGTGTTTTCCACCTACCCGTTCCCCATCAACGACGCCGATTACATCCTGAAGACGATGAAAAATAACATCAGGTACTTTTGCGTGCGGGCGAATGGGAGGATTGTCGGCGCATCATCGGCTGAGATGGACCGAGGCTCCGGGAATGTGGAGATGACGGATTTCGCAACGAGTGAAAGGTATCAGGGCTATGGTATCTCAGCGTACCTTCTCCATCGTATGGAGGAGAGTATGGCGATGGAGGGGATGAAGCTAGCGTATACGATAGCCAGGGCGACGTCCTATCCCATCAACAGGATATTTTCCAGAGCCGGGTACAGTTATGGCGGCAGGCTCACGAACAATACGAACATTTGCGGGGCCTATGAAAGCATGAACGTTTGGTTTAAGCATATTAATAAGTGTCACTCGACATGA
- the kamA gene encoding lysine 2,3-aminomutase — protein sequence MVNLKLKQVEIASKIDSAAAIVQWNDWKWQMKHAITDIPTFERLLGIRFSDDERQALEKTIQKFPLRITPYYLSLIDTRDYKNDPIYRQCFPSPSELVVDKCDMADPLAEDKDSPVPGITHRYPDRVLFLVSNVCAMYCRHCTRKRKVGNVDYIPDKATISMGLEYIRNNPAIRDVLLSGGDPFMLPDDYLDWILSELDAIPHVEVVRIGTRVPVVLPCRVTNSLVNMLKKHHPLWVNTHFNHPKEVTPASREALRKLADAGIPLGNQCVLLAGVNDCPQIMKKLFQKLVQNRVRPYYMFQCDLTEGLSHFRTSISKGVEIIENLIGHTSGFAVPTYVVDAPGGGGKIPVMPNYLISCSSNKVVLRNYEGVITTYTEPESYRPVKCRGDCEACELQLNAGCSEKTNAIGIAKLLSDLDEAISLVPEKTRRIERRNDA from the coding sequence ATGGTAAATTTAAAGCTAAAACAAGTGGAGATAGCGAGCAAGATTGACTCGGCGGCAGCCATAGTCCAGTGGAACGACTGGAAATGGCAGATGAAACATGCCATAACGGACATCCCCACTTTTGAGAGGCTCCTTGGCATCCGGTTTAGCGATGACGAACGGCAGGCCCTCGAAAAAACCATCCAAAAGTTCCCGCTCAGAATCACCCCGTACTACCTTTCGCTCATTGATACGAGAGACTATAAAAACGATCCTATATACAGGCAATGCTTCCCTTCTCCCTCGGAGCTTGTCGTGGATAAATGTGATATGGCCGATCCGCTGGCCGAGGATAAGGATAGCCCGGTGCCGGGCATTACTCACAGGTACCCCGATAGGGTGCTATTCCTCGTGAGCAACGTATGCGCCATGTATTGCAGGCATTGCACGAGAAAAAGAAAAGTGGGCAACGTGGACTACATACCTGATAAGGCCACGATATCAATGGGCCTGGAATATATACGGAATAATCCGGCAATCAGGGACGTGCTCCTTTCTGGAGGGGACCCGTTTATGCTCCCGGACGACTACCTGGACTGGATACTTTCCGAGCTGGACGCCATACCACACGTCGAGGTCGTGCGCATCGGGACGAGGGTTCCAGTCGTCCTTCCATGCCGTGTTACTAACAGCCTCGTAAACATGCTTAAAAAACACCACCCTTTATGGGTTAACACGCACTTCAACCACCCGAAGGAGGTCACGCCAGCATCCCGAGAGGCTTTAAGAAAGCTGGCCGACGCGGGCATACCGCTCGGTAACCAATGCGTCCTCCTCGCAGGGGTGAACGATTGCCCCCAGATCATGAAAAAGCTATTCCAGAAGCTTGTCCAGAACCGCGTACGGCCATATTACATGTTCCAGTGTGACCTGACGGAAGGCCTCTCGCACTTCCGCACTTCAATCTCAAAAGGGGTCGAGATCATCGAAAACCTCATCGGGCACACTAGCGGCTTCGCCGTGCCCACGTACGTCGTGGATGCGCCCGGCGGCGGGGGTAAGATACCGGTCATGCCCAATTACCTGATATCGTGCAGCTCGAACAAGGTGGTGCTCAGGAACTACGAGGGCGTAATAACGACGTATACGGAGCCGGAGTCGTACCGGCCGGTAAAGTGCAGGGGCGACTGTGAGGCCTGCGAATTGCAGCTTAACGCGGGCTGCTCGGAAAAAACAAATGCCATCGGCATAGCAAAGCTATTGTCCGACCTGGACGAGGCAATCTCTCTGGTACCGGAAAAAACGAGACGCATTGAGAGGAGAAACGATGCGTGA
- a CDS encoding mechanosensitive ion channel family protein: MNFPQADIPETVNVLLAAAIFISSIGLAYILKFFIERLGPRLVSRSRTTLDDEILKAIKGPIQLLVIALGAYVAAHMVSIIPEGAYAWLNSIMVIVAIFIAAYLLSNIAATIISWYEKRLDAGNGSRLDASLISFLKRLSSVVIYTIAILMAVGQFMEITPLLASVGVLSIAVALAAQELLSNVFGAFAILTDRPYKIGDRIELSGGEYGDVIDIGLKSTRIRTLDNKVIIIPNAEISKSRIYNYSEPDLKLRYTVRIAISYDSDVEKASSILLDIASGIDGVSKDPAPIVYVEGLGDFSINLVMLVWGNNFRKNWDIPDKIYRQALRRFTSEGIKIPYPVRSVLLDVKKSPIYDQS; this comes from the coding sequence ATGAATTTCCCTCAGGCAGATATTCCCGAGACGGTTAACGTCCTGCTGGCGGCTGCCATATTCATCTCCTCAATTGGCCTGGCTTATATCCTGAAGTTTTTCATAGAAAGGCTCGGGCCGAGGCTTGTATCCAGGAGCCGTACCACGCTGGACGATGAGATCCTCAAGGCCATTAAAGGCCCGATACAGCTACTCGTCATCGCCCTTGGCGCCTATGTGGCGGCCCATATGGTAAGCATCATTCCTGAGGGAGCGTATGCATGGCTTAACTCCATAATGGTTATAGTGGCGATCTTCATAGCCGCATACCTGCTATCCAACATCGCGGCGACGATAATAAGCTGGTATGAGAAGAGGCTGGACGCTGGCAACGGCTCGAGGCTCGACGCATCGCTCATATCTTTCCTGAAGAGGCTATCGAGCGTCGTCATATACACAATAGCGATATTGATGGCCGTAGGCCAGTTCATGGAGATAACGCCGCTCCTGGCAAGCGTGGGAGTGCTGAGCATAGCGGTCGCCCTGGCCGCCCAGGAGCTTCTCTCAAACGTCTTCGGCGCATTTGCCATCCTTACCGATAGGCCGTACAAGATCGGCGACCGTATTGAGCTATCCGGCGGGGAATACGGCGACGTCATCGACATCGGCCTCAAGAGCACGCGGATAAGGACGCTCGATAACAAGGTCATCATCATACCGAACGCTGAAATATCGAAGTCCAGGATCTATAATTATTCAGAGCCAGACCTTAAGCTCAGGTACACGGTCAGGATAGCTATTTCCTATGACTCGGACGTCGAAAAGGCATCGAGCATACTCCTGGATATAGCATCCGGGATAGATGGCGTCTCAAAAGACCCGGCGCCAATCGTCTATGTAGAAGGGCTTGGCGACTTCTCCATTAACCTGGTTATGCTAGTATGGGGCAACAACTTCAGGAAGAACTGGGACATACCCGATAAAATATACAGGCAGGCATTAAGGCGCTTCACGTCAGAGGGGATTAAAATCCCATACCCGGTCAGGTCAGTTTTATTAGACGTTAAAAAATCGCCAATTTATGACCAATCATAG
- a CDS encoding radical SAM protein — protein MLYNLAKDKKGALARVKEGFLAEFIYLFRGIYGRSDIFCDSLYDSGATSDRVQASSIRSQQLDNYSMKMRQYFRRYRTGLDHRTGLDPEMIKRRDELKHDILSYFGASNGDWRDVSWQMSHIIKDVKTLSALVALDKDEISALRYAEKNRIPFQITPYYLSLFNKDGKSDDDRAVRAQVLPSKRYCKRISINRRYGADLDFMGEKWTSPIDGITRRYPQILILKPYDSCPQICVYCQRNWEIKCLDEAKVTKEKVKKAIDWIRENENITEVLVTGGDPLTLNDRLSAG, from the coding sequence GTGCTATATAACCTGGCGAAGGATAAGAAAGGCGCTTTAGCACGGGTAAAAGAGGGGTTCCTGGCTGAATTTATATACCTGTTTAGAGGTATCTATGGGAGGTCGGACATCTTTTGCGACTCCCTATACGATAGTGGAGCGACTTCCGATAGGGTCCAGGCATCATCCATCCGATCCCAGCAGCTTGACAACTATTCTATGAAAATGAGGCAATATTTTAGGAGATACAGGACAGGGCTGGACCACAGGACAGGGCTGGACCCTGAGATGATCAAAAGAAGGGATGAGCTCAAGCACGACATACTGTCCTATTTCGGCGCATCGAACGGAGACTGGCGGGACGTTTCCTGGCAGATGTCCCATATCATAAAAGACGTTAAGACGCTCTCTGCTCTCGTCGCCCTGGATAAGGACGAGATATCGGCGTTAAGATATGCGGAGAAAAACCGGATACCATTCCAGATAACCCCGTACTATCTATCGCTATTCAACAAGGACGGAAAGAGCGATGACGACCGTGCGGTGAGGGCGCAGGTCCTCCCGAGCAAAAGGTATTGTAAGCGGATATCCATAAACCGCCGCTACGGCGCCGACCTGGATTTCATGGGCGAGAAATGGACCAGCCCTATAGATGGCATTACTCGCCGGTACCCTCAAATCCTCATTTTAAAGCCATATGACTCATGTCCACAGATCTGCGTATATTGCCAGCGGAACTGGGAAATCAAGTGCCTGGACGAGGCAAAGGTTACTAAAGAAAAGGTGAAAAAGGCCATCGACTGGATAAGGGAAAACGAGAATATCACCGAAGTTTTAGTGACCGGAGGCGACCCTTTAACTCTGAACGACCGCTTATCGGCTGGCTGA
- a CDS encoding HAD family hydrolase, with protein sequence MLTEEGLHAIVSLVRVGRMIHQRIVTWILNKIIKTFEIVVFVVAAYLITGVYVVGAFEIVLLLFLIDFVTISIAADNARPSLRPETWELGPLVKASVLLGVLMVSESLALLYIAIRLLHLTDATGLRTFTFCMLIFGGLFTIFMVRERGYFWNSRPSNILLAAIGGDMLVTTIVSVFGIPGLMPIPLAYVLIAWAWYLLFALLINDAMKVRVLRLR encoded by the coding sequence GTGCTCACTGAAGAGGGCCTCCATGCAATCGTGAGCCTGGTGAGGGTCGGGCGGATGATACATCAGCGCATCGTCACCTGGATATTGAACAAGATCATAAAAACTTTCGAGATAGTGGTATTCGTGGTCGCTGCGTATCTGATCACAGGCGTATACGTGGTTGGCGCCTTCGAGATCGTGCTTTTGCTGTTCCTCATCGATTTCGTGACCATCTCTATAGCGGCTGATAATGCAAGGCCTTCGTTGAGGCCGGAGACGTGGGAGCTCGGGCCGCTGGTCAAAGCCTCCGTTTTGCTGGGCGTGCTCATGGTCTCAGAATCTCTGGCGCTACTGTACATAGCCATCCGCCTCTTACACTTAACGGATGCGACCGGCCTGCGCACCTTCACCTTTTGCATGCTTATCTTCGGAGGCCTGTTCACCATCTTCATGGTCAGGGAGAGGGGCTATTTCTGGAATTCGAGGCCCAGTAATATACTACTGGCAGCCATCGGTGGTGACATGCTCGTCACCACTATCGTATCCGTCTTCGGCATCCCAGGGCTTATGCCGATCCCCCTAGCATACGTGCTCATCGCGTGGGCCTGGTACCTTTTATTCGCGCTTCTCATCAACGATGCAATGAAAGTCCGCGTTCTACGGCTGCGCTGA
- a CDS encoding plasma-membrane proton-efflux P-type ATPase: MMLVSDFSAAPVEEALRKLDTSLETGLTSDEAKKRLAEVGHNEVPEKKKNAALSFLKRFWGLTAWTLELTILISYVLGRPLDLIVIAALLIVNAVLGFAQEWQAERAVEALKQKLSIRARVLRDGGWSIVPARELVPGDVVRVRAGDFVPADVKIIDGEVEVDQSALTGESLPAGKKAGDILYSGSLAKKGEATGVTILTGTRTYFGRAAQLVQVARPKLYVETVITGLLERLLALVIVLLSLAFVASYLRGVSLLGLLPLALVLLVSSIPVALPAMFTVTMALGSLELAKKGVLVTRLSASHDAAMMDILCADKTGTITMNRLSVAYMVGIGSHSEDDVALYGALASQEANQDPIDLAFIAEARRKGLSLEGYAQKKFTPFDPSTRRTEATIEKDGEEFTVVKGAALTIAGLCNIDGAEIADIEARVDSFAKKGYRVVAVAKGGMRGFELVGMTALHDPPRPDSAKLIDELRGMGISTKMLTGDSLPIAREVAKEVGIGENISGMEGLKGMGINRARDAIEKSDGFAGVYPEDKYLIVKALQAKKHVVGMTGDGVNDAPALKQAEVGIAVSSATDVARGPRASCSLKRASMQS, encoded by the coding sequence ATGATGCTAGTCTCTGATTTTTCAGCCGCTCCTGTTGAAGAGGCGCTAAGAAAGCTCGATACCAGCCTGGAGACCGGATTGACGTCCGACGAAGCGAAGAAGAGGCTCGCCGAGGTCGGGCATAACGAAGTGCCGGAAAAAAAGAAGAACGCCGCCTTAAGCTTTTTGAAGAGATTCTGGGGTCTCACGGCCTGGACGCTCGAGCTAACCATCCTTATCTCTTACGTTTTGGGCAGGCCTCTGGACCTTATCGTTATAGCTGCGCTCCTCATCGTGAACGCTGTGCTGGGATTCGCCCAGGAATGGCAGGCCGAAAGGGCGGTCGAGGCGCTGAAGCAAAAGCTGAGCATACGGGCCAGGGTGCTCAGGGATGGCGGCTGGTCAATCGTGCCCGCCAGGGAGCTCGTGCCTGGCGACGTCGTCAGGGTCAGAGCGGGCGACTTCGTCCCCGCTGACGTTAAGATAATCGATGGAGAGGTGGAAGTAGACCAGTCTGCCCTGACCGGGGAGTCTCTGCCTGCGGGAAAAAAAGCCGGCGATATACTATACTCCGGCTCGCTGGCGAAGAAGGGAGAGGCCACCGGCGTTACTATATTGACCGGGACGCGCACATATTTTGGCAGGGCGGCGCAGCTCGTGCAGGTTGCGCGGCCGAAGCTCTACGTTGAGACGGTTATTACCGGCCTGCTCGAACGGCTACTGGCGCTCGTCATCGTTTTGCTCTCCCTCGCCTTCGTGGCCTCCTATTTAAGGGGGGTGAGCCTTCTAGGGCTACTTCCACTTGCCCTTGTCTTGCTCGTTTCTTCAATACCGGTCGCCCTGCCGGCCATGTTTACGGTGACGATGGCGCTTGGCTCGCTCGAGCTTGCGAAGAAAGGGGTGCTGGTGACCAGGCTCAGCGCGTCCCATGATGCCGCAATGATGGACATTTTGTGCGCGGATAAGACCGGGACGATCACCATGAACAGGCTTTCCGTGGCATACATGGTAGGGATTGGGAGCCACTCAGAGGATGATGTGGCATTGTATGGGGCGCTGGCCTCTCAGGAGGCTAACCAGGACCCCATAGACCTCGCCTTTATCGCGGAGGCGAGGAGGAAGGGGCTTAGCTTAGAGGGGTATGCCCAGAAAAAGTTTACGCCTTTCGACCCGTCCACGAGGAGGACTGAAGCGACCATCGAGAAGGATGGGGAGGAGTTCACGGTGGTAAAGGGGGCGGCGCTTACGATAGCCGGGCTTTGCAACATCGACGGGGCGGAGATTGCCGACATTGAAGCGAGGGTTGACTCGTTTGCGAAGAAGGGCTACAGGGTGGTCGCAGTAGCTAAGGGGGGCATGCGAGGCTTCGAGCTTGTGGGGATGACGGCGCTTCATGACCCGCCGAGGCCCGACTCGGCGAAGCTTATAGATGAGCTGAGGGGCATGGGCATATCCACTAAGATGCTCACCGGCGATTCGCTGCCCATCGCCAGGGAAGTCGCAAAAGAGGTCGGAATCGGTGAAAACATCTCTGGGATGGAGGGCCTGAAGGGGATGGGCATCAATAGGGCCAGAGATGCGATAGAGAAGAGCGATGGCTTTGCCGGCGTCTACCCCGAAGATAAGTATCTCATCGTCAAGGCATTGCAGGCGAAAAAGCATGTCGTCGGGATGACCGGAGATGGCGTGAATGACGCCCCAGCGCTTAAGCAGGCTGAAGTCGGCATTGCCGTCAGCAGCGCTACCGACGTCGCCAGGGGGCCGCGAGCGTCGTGCTCACTGAAGAGGGCCTCCATGCAATCGTGA
- the mtrE gene encoding tetrahydromethanopterin S-methyltransferase subunit E — translation MEQLAVNLGALALMGACATIAGAAEDLESDFGSQSNANSQVQLAPQVGYLHRVYNKAISGEPVAYGFLCTTAASIAYAIAFVLAGNSAARINEFIVVGLIAGATIASLMYGVYATTAYMGRLSGQKRFGQPIYLDILLTTTPSIIAHAFIAALGISVFSYLLNIIIGQPFPFPILAMLWGIMAGGMGSAVGDVHYGAERQYQNKPFGAGLAAANSGKIIQKGEAGLRNSIDIAGFCVKHGAPLTGLGLGITVFADLWRHILFIEYWNGWGAMVAGLLIVLLWVIGNRLLEMWTRNTYGPYKSAEE, via the coding sequence ATGGAACAATTGGCAGTTAACCTTGGTGCCTTAGCGCTGATGGGCGCATGTGCCACCATCGCGGGGGCCGCCGAGGACCTGGAATCAGACTTTGGTTCCCAGTCCAACGCGAACTCCCAGGTGCAACTGGCGCCACAGGTAGGCTATCTTCACCGAGTGTACAATAAAGCCATATCCGGTGAGCCAGTAGCGTATGGGTTCCTATGCACGACGGCTGCTTCGATCGCATACGCTATCGCGTTCGTGCTGGCAGGCAACAGCGCCGCCCGCATAAACGAGTTCATCGTGGTAGGCCTTATTGCGGGTGCGACCATCGCATCCCTGATGTACGGTGTATATGCAACAACAGCATACATGGGCAGGTTATCCGGCCAGAAGAGATTTGGCCAGCCGATATACCTGGACATATTGTTAACGACAACGCCATCTATTATCGCGCATGCATTTATTGCAGCTTTGGGCATAAGCGTGTTCTCGTACCTTTTGAATATCATTATCGGACAGCCATTCCCGTTCCCGATACTGGCAATGCTCTGGGGCATCATGGCAGGCGGTATGGGCTCTGCGGTTGGTGATGTCCACTATGGTGCGGAGAGGCAGTACCAGAACAAGCCGTTCGGCGCGGGCCTTGCTGCGGCCAACTCTGGCAAGATCATCCAGAAGGGTGAGGCGGGCTTGAGGAACAGCATCGACATCGCAGGCTTTTGCGTCAAGCACGGCGCTCCGCTCACCGGGCTGGGCCTGGGCATAACGGTATTCGCCGACTTGTGGAGGCACATACTCTTCATCGAATACTGGAATGGCTGGGGCGCAATGGTGGCCGGCCTGCTAATCGTCCTATTATGGGTGATTGGCAACAGGCTACTGGAGATGTGGACCAGGAATACATACGGTCCGTACAAGTCTGCGGAGGAATAA
- the mtrD gene encoding tetrahydromethanopterin S-methyltransferase subunit D, with the protein MDPITLAIVVIGIAIAGLLVGIGVHFVPVGGAPAAMAQATGIGTGTTMLAMSSGALGLISAGLVTQEIMSGKITYSGFSQAVQSGTLFSLSGLQANLLAIVLIVVAGIVGAMLMMVILAVMANVLYAFAIGVPLVSAKVKFDPITGDRQDLYVTRGTEGHGTPTVAVISSLIGGLLGGAGGALCYIILYGSGFSIGTAAFVAIGIFFVNSVLASYNITGTIEGFHDPKFNRVPRAIIACTIASFVLGVWAAALIFLGV; encoded by the coding sequence ATGGACCCGATAACTTTAGCGATAGTAGTGATTGGCATCGCCATTGCCGGCCTTCTCGTCGGTATCGGAGTACACTTCGTGCCAGTGGGCGGCGCTCCGGCCGCGATGGCACAGGCGACCGGTATCGGTACCGGCACGACGATGCTCGCCATGTCTTCGGGGGCTCTGGGGCTTATCAGCGCCGGACTGGTGACACAAGAGATAATGTCCGGAAAGATCACGTACTCAGGCTTTAGCCAAGCTGTACAGAGCGGCACGCTTTTCTCCCTGTCGGGGCTGCAAGCGAACCTGCTGGCAATAGTCCTCATAGTCGTGGCCGGCATCGTCGGCGCCATGCTGATGATGGTCATCCTGGCCGTCATGGCCAACGTCCTGTACGCGTTTGCGATCGGCGTCCCGCTTGTCTCAGCAAAGGTCAAGTTCGACCCGATAACCGGCGACAGGCAGGACCTATACGTTACCAGGGGTACTGAAGGGCACGGGACTCCCACCGTTGCAGTGATTAGCTCCCTCATCGGCGGGCTACTGGGCGGCGCAGGCGGAGCGCTATGCTACATCATACTGTACGGAAGCGGGTTCTCGATTGGCACAGCGGCGTTCGTCGCCATCGGCATATTCTTCGTGAACTCCGTGCTCGCCTCGTACAACATCACCGGTACCATCGAGGGATTCCACGACCCCAAGTTCAATAGGGTCCCGAGGGCCATCATTGCATGTACCATAGCGTCATTTGTGCTCGGAGTATGGGCAGCAGCCTTGATTTTCCTGGGGGTGTAA
- the mtrC gene encoding tetrahydromethanopterin S-methyltransferase subunit MtrC, which yields MTEVKEYDWNMLAGIGIVGGLIFIYAAYALNTMMNVTYFSFLGAVGAILAVVWGADAVRRICKYGIGTGVPSIGMLAFGMGLLATLLGLKIGDYAGVVYVGPVAALAIALIQGAIIGYLANAVLKMKIPTMQLGMIFIAGAASIILMGFTVTMAGTFTYGDMITKVFNTGFIAPLFMIGALPMLHPFNACLGPDEDQRRTLTLAVEASLLSTIMFGIFSIALINVVSSAITVVLGLIAWAYAYLAYFKKVKESGVPVVGTGLLPKKEA from the coding sequence ATGACCGAAGTGAAAGAATACGACTGGAACATGCTTGCAGGCATTGGCATCGTCGGCGGCCTTATATTCATATATGCGGCCTATGCGCTCAACACGATGATGAACGTGACCTACTTCTCCTTCCTGGGAGCAGTCGGCGCTATACTCGCGGTAGTATGGGGCGCAGACGCAGTGAGGAGGATCTGTAAGTATGGTATCGGCACCGGCGTACCCTCGATAGGCATGCTCGCGTTCGGCATGGGCCTGCTCGCAACGCTGCTCGGCCTTAAAATTGGCGATTACGCTGGAGTCGTGTACGTAGGCCCGGTCGCTGCACTGGCCATAGCGCTCATCCAGGGCGCCATCATAGGCTACCTGGCGAACGCCGTCCTGAAGATGAAGATTCCCACCATGCAGCTCGGCATGATATTCATAGCCGGAGCGGCGAGCATCATACTGATGGGCTTCACCGTGACCATGGCGGGCACCTTCACGTATGGCGACATGATCACGAAGGTCTTCAACACCGGCTTCATCGCGCCGCTGTTCATGATAGGCGCGCTTCCGATGCTACACCCGTTCAACGCCTGCCTCGGCCCGGATGAGGACCAGAGAAGGACGCTCACCCTGGCAGTTGAGGCATCGCTGCTGTCGACCATAATGTTCGGCATATTCTCGATAGCGCTGATCAACGTGGTGTCATCGGCGATCACCGTTGTGCTCGGCTTGATAGCATGGGCTTATGCGTACCTCGCCTACTTCAAGAAGGTCAAGGAGAGCGGAGTGCCTGTGGTCGGCACGGGCTTGCTGCCCAAGAAGGAGGCCTAA
- the mtrB gene encoding tetrahydromethanopterin S-methyltransferase subunit MtrB, producing MGVVKLLPEYGLVYEVETGKVVPESGNMVKYSMDPVNAALDKLDKYADDLMNSLTPTGNFLESFPHREKSLYYAGIFTNMFYGFIFGLLVAFLVVILRFMGLI from the coding sequence ATGGGAGTCGTAAAGCTATTACCAGAATACGGTCTCGTCTATGAGGTCGAAACTGGCAAGGTCGTTCCAGAGAGCGGAAACATGGTCAAGTACTCCATGGATCCCGTGAACGCGGCGCTGGACAAGCTCGACAAGTACGCAGACGACCTGATGAACTCGCTCACGCCGACGGGCAACTTCCTGGAGTCATTCCCGCACAGGGAGAAGTCGTTGTACTATGCTGGCATATTCACCAACATGTTCTACGGCTTTATCTTCGGTCTGCTCGTCGCCTTCCTGGTCGTAATCCTGCGCTTTATGGGGTTGATATAA
- the mtrA gene encoding tetrahydromethanopterin S-methyltransferase subunit A, giving the protein MVEKKEPAKGWPVLKGEYDVGDPKSCVAVATTGSHFSQFPIKAGAAIAGPFKTENIGIEKLVANVISNPNIRFLIVCGSEVKGHISGDTLVCFHKYGVKDGRIINAKGAIPFIENLTPEAIKRFQEQVQIINMIDVEDEAKITQAIKDAIAKDPGAFPADPMLVEIKEKGEEVVEAGAAIRPISGELAIIQSRLRMIKNDVKDIGYLNKFTMGWYAGKMEGIFIGIVLCVALLSLLFPGGIDWTKLILKP; this is encoded by the coding sequence ATGGTGGAGAAGAAAGAACCAGCAAAGGGATGGCCGGTACTCAAGGGTGAGTATGATGTTGGAGACCCGAAGAGCTGTGTGGCGGTGGCGACGACGGGCTCGCACTTTAGCCAGTTCCCCATAAAGGCTGGCGCTGCGATAGCCGGTCCCTTTAAGACGGAGAACATCGGCATCGAGAAGCTCGTCGCCAACGTGATATCGAACCCGAACATCAGGTTCCTCATCGTGTGCGGCTCCGAGGTCAAAGGCCACATATCAGGCGATACCCTCGTATGCTTCCACAAGTATGGCGTCAAGGATGGGAGGATCATCAATGCGAAGGGAGCCATCCCGTTCATTGAGAACCTCACGCCTGAGGCCATAAAGAGGTTCCAGGAGCAGGTCCAGATCATCAACATGATCGACGTGGAGGACGAGGCCAAGATAACCCAGGCCATCAAGGATGCCATAGCGAAGGACCCTGGAGCATTCCCTGCAGATCCTATGCTCGTTGAGATCAAGGAGAAGGGAGAAGAGGTAGTCGAGGCCGGTGCGGCGATAAGGCCGATATCGGGAGAGCTCGCCATCATCCAGTCCAGGCTCAGGATGATAAAGAACGACGTCAAGGACATTGGATACTTGAATAAGTTCACCATGGGCTGGTACGCGGGCAAGATGGAGGGCATATTCATAGGAATAGTCCTGTGTGTGGCTCTCCTGTCACTGCTGTTCCCGGGCGGCATCGACTGGACTAAACTAATATTGAAACCGTAG
- the mtrF gene encoding tetrahydromethanopterin S-methyltransferase subunit F codes for MAETVAVAATQAPPDSAFVPVIDDICYRAQLAARNQKLSSAVGATKVWGFLIGALFAIGMVLIPLALLGGI; via the coding sequence ATGGCAGAAACAGTTGCAGTTGCGGCAACCCAGGCGCCCCCTGACAGCGCCTTCGTGCCCGTCATCGATGATATCTGCTACAGGGCTCAGCTTGCTGCCAGGAACCAGAAGCTGTCCTCGGCCGTGGGCGCCACCAAGGTGTGGGGCTTCCTGATAGGGGCCCTGTTTGCCATTGGCATGGTCCTGATCCCGCTGGCGCTTCTAGGAGGCATCTAA